CGTATGCATGCTTGATAAAGATGGCTCACCAAATCTAAGCAGTAAAAAATATTATAAAACAATCATATCAGCGAAAATTTTGACTTTCGCACTATGTCCCTATCTAGAGAATCGAACGTGCTCCTTGTATAGCGTTAATCACAAGCGGTTTGCCACCTCACAGCTGAGTTGATACATATATAATGAACCAAATTAACTAACTAGCAAGGGACTGGACTAGTGACTAGAGAATATTCAGAGAACTGCTTCGTCTGTATGTCCATGCAAAGCATCACTAGTTCATGGACGAAAGAAAATGAAATCAGTAGGCAGGCAGCGATAACTTACCGGGACGTGGGAGTCACGGGCGCTGCGCTTGGGGTCGGTGGCGGAGAAGACGGTGTAGACGAGTACGAAGGTGCCGATGATCTCGGCGGCGAGGCCGGTGCCCTTGGAGTAGCCGGAGCTGAGCTCGTTGGCGCCGCCGCCATAGCGCACGTAGAAGGCGCTCTGGAACCCCTTGACGAGCCCCACTCCGCAGATGGCGCCCAGGCACTGCGCGATGATGTAGAGCAGCGCGCGCACCAGCGACACCTTACGCGCCAGGAACAGCCCGAACGTCACCGCCGGGTTGATGTGGCCACCCGAGACGCCGGCGGTGCAGTAGACGAGCACGAAGATCATGCCGCCGAACGCCCAGGCGATGCCGAGGATGCCGACGCCGCTGCAGGCCGCGTCGGCAGCATTGGGGCCGGCGGGGTCCGCCTGGTGCTTGTACCCGATGACGGTGGCCACGGTGATGTAGAGGAAGAGCAGCGTGGCCACGAACTCGGCGATGACCGCGCGGTACAGGGACCACTTGGTCAGCTCCTCGGCGTCGAAGAGCGGCGCCGGCGGTGGGTCGGAGTAGTCCTTGGCCCCGTACTCCCCGCCGGGGGGCGCCGCCTCGATGTCCTTGGCCATCCTCTCTGCCTCGACTGATCGACAAGCTAGGGTGAGTGTCTCTGCTCAAGATGCTAATGCGCTGAAGCTCTGTGTAGTGGTGTGAGATGACGGGGGGAAGGTGAGGTATTTATGACGGCGAGGCGAGGGCGGCTACTGGCTCCCGGCGAAAGGCCGGCGTAGGGCGCTCGCTTTGGGATTAATTAGTCTATTTAGTGGCTGGGTTTATTAGTGGAAGCAGATGGCGTCTCCCATTAGTGTCTTGTTTCTAGGTTATAAACTTTGCCGCCCACAGCCCGGGTCATTACATCACTCCAGGGCAGCTAGCTCACTGCTGGCTGCGCCTAATACGGTGGAGCTTACATTTTAATTTTAATTAGTGGCCCAGTTTAATTAGTCTGGCGATGGGTGTATGCACATACGTACACGATCGATGGTTTGAGGTGATGGCAGATACGTCCTCAGCTTAATTGCCTGCTTTTTTTTCCTCTGC
The window above is part of the Triticum aestivum cultivar Chinese Spring chromosome 2A, IWGSC CS RefSeq v2.1, whole genome shotgun sequence genome. Proteins encoded here:
- the LOC123189869 gene encoding aquaporin PIP2-5, with amino-acid sequence MAKDIEAAPPGGEYGAKDYSDPPPAPLFDAEELTKWSLYRAVIAEFVATLLFLYITVATVIGYKHQADPAGPNAADAACSGVGILGIAWAFGGMIFVLVYCTAGVSGGHINPAVTFGLFLARKVSLVRALLYIIAQCLGAICGVGLVKGFQSAFYVRYGGGANELSSGYSKGTGLAAEIIGTFVLVYTVFSATDPKRSARDSHVPVLAPLPIGFAVFMVHLATIPITGTGINPARSFGAAVIYNNEKAWDDHWIFWVGPFIGAAIAAAYHQYVLRASATKLGPSASFGRS